Proteins encoded within one genomic window of Synechococcus sp. PCC 7335:
- the ctaD gene encoding cytochrome c oxidase subunit I, which produces MLLGNERKWTDYFTFCTDHKVIGIQYLVTAFFFYLIGGALATAMRTELATPAPDVVTPDVYNGLLTLHGTVMLFLWIVPAGAGLANYLIPLMIGARDMAFPRLNAIAFWMIPPSGILLISSFFYEPPQAGWTSYPPLSLTTGMLGEGIWILSVLLGGTASILGGLNFLVTILKMRVPSMPLTKMPLFCWAMIATSLLILISTPVLAGALILLAFDLIAGTAFFNPTGGGNPVVYQHMFWFYSHPAVYIFVLPLFGAISEVVSVHARKPIFGYRAIAYSSIVISFLGLIVWAHHMFTSGTPPWLRMFFMITTMVIAVPTGIKVFGWVATLWRGKIAFTSAMLFALGFISLFLIGGISGVMLAAVPFDIHVHDTYFVVAHFHYVLFGASVFGIFMAVYHWFPKMTGRMMNEFWGKVHFALSFIGMNLTFMPMHELGLRGMNRRIALYDPQFTDLNVIATIGAYVMAVSTIPFLINAVWSWRYGEKAPANPWRALTLEWQTLSPPHIENFEELPELITGPYDYGLGYTAERDPEELYAHAVPAPAS; this is translated from the coding sequence ATGCTGCTGGGCAATGAGCGCAAATGGACTGACTATTTTACCTTTTGTACCGATCACAAGGTCATTGGTATTCAATACCTGGTCACGGCCTTCTTCTTCTATCTAATCGGCGGTGCGCTAGCAACAGCAATGCGTACAGAGCTAGCGACTCCGGCTCCTGATGTTGTGACCCCAGATGTATATAACGGCCTGCTGACGCTCCACGGCACGGTAATGCTGTTCTTGTGGATTGTGCCGGCGGGCGCAGGACTAGCAAACTATCTGATCCCGCTGATGATTGGAGCGCGGGATATGGCCTTTCCTAGGCTAAATGCGATCGCTTTTTGGATGATCCCCCCTTCCGGTATCTTGCTGATCAGCAGCTTCTTCTATGAGCCCCCCCAAGCTGGTTGGACTTCATATCCACCGCTAAGCCTAACAACAGGTATGTTAGGAGAAGGGATTTGGATCTTAAGCGTTCTTTTAGGCGGTACCGCTTCTATCCTAGGCGGCCTGAACTTCTTAGTCACCATCTTGAAGATGCGCGTGCCCAGTATGCCGCTGACTAAGATGCCTTTGTTCTGCTGGGCGATGATTGCGACCTCCCTGTTGATTTTGATCAGTACGCCTGTGTTGGCTGGTGCTTTAATTCTGCTGGCATTCGACCTAATTGCAGGAACCGCATTTTTCAACCCTACTGGTGGCGGCAATCCAGTTGTCTACCAGCATATGTTTTGGTTCTATTCGCACCCGGCAGTGTATATCTTTGTGCTGCCGCTGTTCGGTGCGATTAGTGAAGTGGTTTCTGTCCATGCGCGTAAGCCTATCTTTGGCTATCGGGCGATCGCCTATTCCTCTATTGTCATTAGCTTTCTAGGCCTAATTGTTTGGGCACATCACATGTTTACTAGTGGTACCCCTCCGTGGCTACGTATGTTCTTTATGATCACCACTATGGTCATTGCCGTACCTACTGGAATCAAGGTCTTCGGCTGGGTGGCTACGCTTTGGAGAGGAAAGATTGCCTTTACTAGCGCAATGCTGTTTGCCTTAGGGTTCATATCTTTGTTTTTGATCGGTGGCATCAGCGGCGTTATGCTTGCCGCCGTCCCCTTCGACATTCACGTTCACGACACCTACTTTGTTGTGGCCCACTTCCACTATGTGCTCTTTGGTGCCTCTGTCTTCGGCATCTTCATGGCGGTCTATCACTGGTTCCCTAAAATGACTGGGCGGATGATGAACGAATTTTGGGGTAAAGTTCATTTTGCCCTGTCGTTTATCGGCATGAATCTTACATTTATGCCGATGCATGAACTAGGTCTAAGAGGAATGAACCGCCGCATTGCCCTCTACGATCCTCAGTTCACTGATTTGAACGTTATCGCCACCATTGGCGCTTACGTCATGGCTGTTTCCACCATTCCGTTCCTCATCAACGCAGTCTGGAGCTGGCGCTATGGTGAGAAAGCACCCGCGAACCCATGGCGCGCCCTCACGTTGGAATGGCAAACCCTGTCTCCACCACACATTGAGAACTTCGAAGAACTGCCGGAGCTAATTACAGGTCCTTATGACTACGGTTTAGGCTACACCGCCGAAAGAGACCCTGAAGAACTCTACGCTCACGCAGTCCCTGCGCCTGCTTCGTAG
- a CDS encoding cob(I)yrinic acid a,c-diamide adenosyltransferase, which yields MPRTIGIRTAQNTSERLTGQIHLYDGEGKGKSQVALGVVLRSIGLGIHQFMESRVLLLRFLKGPGRTYDEDAAIEALQRGFPHLIDQVRTGRSEFFGPEEITKFDKQEAQRGWDVAKGAIASGLYSVVVLDEINPVLDLGLLSIADVVKSLRNKPEHLEVIATGRGAPPQLIEIADLHSEMKPQIHQTAADIGIEGIEIYTGDGKGKSTSALGKALQAIGRGISQDKSHRVMIIQWLKGGKGYTEDAAIAALRKSYPRLVDHQRCGRDAIVWRGQQQPIDYIEAERGWEVASTAITSGLYKTIILDELNPTVDLELLPEEPIIQTLLRKPKDTEVIITGRCKNQPNYFQLASTHSEVYCHKHYAERGVELKRGVDF from the coding sequence ATGCCTAGAACCATCGGTATCCGCACTGCTCAGAACACCAGCGAACGACTAACGGGTCAAATTCACCTGTATGACGGCGAAGGGAAAGGCAAGTCTCAGGTTGCTCTAGGTGTAGTGCTACGCTCAATTGGCCTAGGCATTCATCAATTTATGGAAAGCCGAGTACTGCTGCTACGCTTTCTAAAAGGCCCCGGACGGACCTATGACGAGGATGCTGCAATCGAGGCATTGCAACGGGGGTTTCCCCACTTGATTGACCAGGTGCGTACAGGAAGATCTGAGTTTTTCGGGCCAGAAGAGATCACCAAGTTCGACAAACAAGAGGCCCAACGCGGCTGGGATGTGGCTAAAGGAGCGATCGCATCGGGACTCTATTCTGTCGTTGTTCTAGACGAAATCAACCCGGTTTTAGATCTTGGTTTACTTTCGATTGCAGATGTGGTCAAGTCGCTCAGGAATAAACCTGAGCATCTAGAAGTGATCGCGACCGGAAGAGGCGCACCGCCACAGCTCATTGAGATTGCCGATTTGCACTCGGAAATGAAGCCGCAGATTCATCAAACCGCCGCAGATATTGGAATTGAAGGCATTGAGATCTATACAGGGGACGGCAAAGGCAAATCGACTAGTGCGCTCGGTAAGGCGCTTCAAGCCATCGGTCGCGGCATCAGCCAAGATAAGTCTCACCGAGTGATGATAATCCAATGGCTAAAAGGAGGCAAAGGCTATACAGAAGATGCAGCGATCGCCGCCCTGCGCAAAAGCTATCCGCGCCTAGTCGATCACCAACGCTGTGGCCGCGACGCGATTGTCTGGAGAGGACAGCAGCAGCCGATTGACTACATCGAAGCCGAACGTGGCTGGGAGGTTGCCAGCACAGCAATCACCTCAGGGCTATACAAAACCATCATCCTCGACGAACTCAACCCTACGGTGGATCTAGAGCTACTGCCAGAAGAGCCGATTATCCAGACGCTATTGCGTAAACCCAAAGACACCGAGGTCATCATCACCGGACGCTGTAAAAATCAGCCTAATTACTTTCAGCTTGCCAGCACGCACTCAGAAGTTTACTGTCACAAGCACTATGCAGAACGCGGCGTCGAACTCAAACGGGGGGTTGATTTTTGA
- a CDS encoding DUF5357 family protein encodes MQDLLRSFGKEIKTLLQPLLPNEYFSWQTLLLLSLFSLFMAAAVESTGESNPWAVALLTNFSWIFFISAIWWALKENPIEIFRFSINPWIIGALICLFLFNPWTDDTRFRWALTCWPLISMGVLALPQFVDWELRLKQRSQSTNKTLVMTTLINLLLSSWILFHFRVQDWVNHYPSLLASSLEQSSFVYDFDQGRARQAQGIPLLESMAVEITEELNEQPWYQTERWLYTRDSQLETIFQRAKELLDAPTEGKFWQVEVPQALRPVDEGYLLDLTVNWTGPASREGRLFVQKTCKILPVDRSSAVSMQADAQPTSRSTFVDCGSELALQRLRK; translated from the coding sequence ATGCAAGATCTGCTTCGCAGCTTCGGTAAAGAGATCAAAACCCTGCTTCAGCCACTTTTGCCAAACGAATATTTCTCATGGCAGACTTTACTACTGCTGAGTTTGTTTTCGCTGTTTATGGCAGCGGCTGTTGAGTCTACTGGCGAGAGCAACCCGTGGGCAGTCGCACTGCTTACTAATTTTAGCTGGATATTTTTCATCTCTGCCATCTGGTGGGCACTTAAGGAGAATCCGATTGAAATATTCAGATTCTCAATCAATCCTTGGATCATAGGCGCACTCATCTGTTTATTTTTGTTCAACCCGTGGACGGATGATACTCGGTTTCGCTGGGCACTAACCTGCTGGCCGCTAATTTCTATGGGTGTCTTAGCGCTACCACAGTTTGTCGACTGGGAACTTAGGCTGAAGCAACGTAGCCAGTCAACAAATAAGACCTTAGTGATGACAACACTGATCAATCTGTTGTTGAGTAGCTGGATTTTATTCCATTTTCGAGTACAAGACTGGGTCAATCACTATCCCAGTTTGCTAGCTAGCAGCCTTGAACAAAGTTCGTTTGTTTATGACTTTGATCAAGGCAGAGCGCGTCAGGCTCAAGGGATTCCGTTGTTAGAAAGTATGGCTGTTGAGATTACAGAAGAACTTAACGAACAACCGTGGTATCAAACCGAACGTTGGCTCTATACTCGGGACTCTCAGCTTGAGACAATTTTCCAGCGTGCAAAGGAGTTGCTAGATGCCCCAACCGAAGGAAAATTCTGGCAAGTAGAAGTTCCTCAAGCGCTAAGACCCGTTGATGAGGGTTATCTGCTAGATCTTACGGTTAACTGGACTGGGCCAGCGAGTAGAGAGGGTAGGTTGTTCGTTCAAAAGACCTGCAAAATTCTACCAGTTGACCGATCTAGTGCGGTTTCTATGCAAGCAGACGCACAGCCAACATCTAGATCTACTTTCGTGGACTGCGGCAGCGAACTAGCCTTACAACGGCTGAGAAAATAA
- a CDS encoding cytochrome c oxidase subunit II: protein MNIPSPILTLLVGIFVTIASLWYGQNNGLMPVAASQEAELVDGLFSTMITIGFGLFLLVEGALLVAVFRFRRKDGDEGDGEHLEGNIPLEIVWTAIPAVVVLGISIYSFDIYTRMGGLELMKHDMGGPGKMVEVAYAADAVPGSSTSALGELPLEGDLLESDLSEGELISEAGLGAPVEMADSALSINVQGLQYAFIFNYPDGIVDGELHIPVDEPVELKLNAQDVLHAFWLPEFRVKQDMIPGQETRLVINAIREGTYPVVCAELCGPYHGGMRTQLIVHSAEDYAAWVDERMAALDNGEVIASLPTPAADKTDAEYLETFVDPLQLAIAPESLTALRSE from the coding sequence GTGAATATTCCAAGTCCTATTTTGACCCTGTTAGTGGGTATTTTCGTCACCATTGCTAGTCTTTGGTATGGCCAAAATAATGGCCTGATGCCAGTAGCCGCTTCTCAGGAGGCAGAGCTAGTTGATGGATTGTTCAGCACGATGATCACTATTGGCTTTGGCCTTTTTCTGCTTGTAGAAGGTGCTCTGCTCGTCGCCGTTTTTCGATTCCGTCGCAAGGATGGGGACGAGGGCGATGGCGAACACCTTGAGGGCAACATTCCGCTTGAGATTGTTTGGACCGCAATTCCAGCTGTTGTTGTATTAGGTATTTCCATATATAGCTTTGATATCTATACCCGTATGGGCGGGCTAGAGCTGATGAAGCACGATATGGGCGGACCTGGAAAAATGGTCGAGGTTGCCTACGCGGCTGATGCGGTGCCAGGTAGCTCGACTTCAGCTTTGGGTGAACTGCCGCTAGAAGGTGATTTATTAGAGAGTGATCTATCAGAGGGCGAGCTAATTAGCGAAGCTGGGCTAGGTGCTCCTGTAGAGATGGCGGACAGTGCCCTTTCGATCAATGTGCAGGGCCTGCAATATGCTTTCATCTTTAACTATCCCGATGGGATTGTAGATGGTGAGCTGCATATCCCAGTAGACGAACCGGTAGAGCTGAAACTGAATGCACAGGACGTTTTGCATGCGTTCTGGCTGCCGGAGTTTCGCGTTAAGCAAGACATGATCCCAGGACAAGAGACCAGGCTAGTGATCAACGCCATCCGTGAAGGCACTTATCCGGTGGTCTGCGCTGAGCTTTGTGGTCCTTACCATGGCGGCATGCGTACTCAGCTCATTGTTCATTCGGCAGAAGACTATGCCGCTTGGGTAGATGAGCGGATGGCGGCTTTGGACAACGGTGAGGTGATCGCGTCTCTACCAACGCCTGCTGCTGACAAAACAGACGCCGAATACTTAGAGACTTTTGTAGATCCGCTGCAATTAGCGATCGCCCCTGAGAGCCTAACAGCGCTGCGTAGCGAATAA
- a CDS encoding ABC transporter permease, with translation MDLVTTLSTTWSKIWTIARNVFLEVIRDRILYVVGIFAIIMVMAIVLLPEVAAGTEDKLILDTGLAAINLLSLLVVVFVGTSLINKEIEKKTVLVLIAKPVSRTEFILGKHFGLSLVMAALIGALTLLMLGLFSISGIPYQLDLMLLAISFMFLEMVLLIAAAIMFGVITSTVLATLMTLALFAVGHETRNILAFDQIAESESFRRVAEGLFLVLPDLERLNLKNEIANGFVAPPSGGGLLENAVYGLIYTVLLLTVTVTVFESRQF, from the coding sequence ATGGATTTGGTAACGACGCTTTCGACCACTTGGAGCAAGATCTGGACAATCGCTCGCAATGTATTTCTAGAAGTCATACGCGATCGCATCCTTTATGTTGTTGGCATCTTTGCCATCATCATGGTGATGGCCATTGTCCTGTTGCCAGAAGTCGCGGCGGGCACCGAAGATAAGCTCATTCTTGATACCGGACTTGCCGCTATTAACCTTCTCTCTTTATTGGTAGTCGTGTTCGTTGGGACGAGCCTAATCAACAAAGAGATTGAGAAGAAGACTGTCTTAGTGCTAATTGCTAAACCCGTTAGCCGAACGGAGTTCATTTTGGGAAAGCACTTTGGACTTAGCCTGGTTATGGCCGCGTTGATCGGGGCTTTGACTTTACTGATGCTAGGCCTATTTTCTATCAGTGGCATTCCTTATCAGCTAGATCTAATGCTGCTAGCAATTTCCTTTATGTTTCTCGAGATGGTGCTGCTGATCGCGGCTGCTATCATGTTTGGCGTCATTACTAGCACTGTGCTTGCCACTTTGATGACACTTGCTCTCTTCGCAGTTGGCCACGAAACTCGAAATATCTTGGCATTTGATCAGATCGCAGAGAGCGAGAGCTTTCGCCGGGTGGCAGAAGGGCTATTTTTGGTATTGCCTGATCTCGAAAGGTTGAATCTGAAAAATGAGATTGCTAACGGTTTTGTTGCGCCCCCTAGCGGTGGGGGCTTACTAGAAAATGCTGTATATGGACTGATTTACACAGTGCTACTGCTGACAGTAACCGTCACGGTATTTGAAAGTCGTCAGTTTTAG
- a CDS encoding alpha/beta fold hydrolase, whose translation MGKIAEQECEAGGLRWFYREALPVNQSGKLPVVLLHGLVSQSYSWREVMASLADVGFRAIAPDWIGHGYSSKPDKREFDYTPEAFVAGLETWLDSLEIDRFYLVVQGFLGSAGLLYAAKHPDKIERLVILNTPLTTAAKVPFKISQLGIPLVGDMLTQDPILVDRTLEGAGPYVVDDKDLEVYRQPFLKSSDAGRSLLATVKQLQLKRILPEIDQGFADWSIPTLIAWGTADKWLPVSLAKNFAKTLTDVEIAELEETGHYAQEDWSEKVSEVVVPFLRRKAIGR comes from the coding sequence GTGGGGAAGATTGCAGAGCAAGAATGTGAGGCCGGTGGACTACGGTGGTTCTATCGAGAAGCACTGCCGGTTAATCAGTCGGGTAAATTACCAGTGGTTTTGCTGCATGGGCTGGTCTCTCAAAGCTATAGCTGGCGCGAGGTGATGGCAAGTCTGGCAGATGTAGGCTTCAGAGCGATCGCACCTGATTGGATTGGCCATGGTTATTCATCCAAGCCAGATAAACGCGAATTTGACTACACCCCTGAGGCCTTTGTCGCTGGATTAGAAACCTGGCTCGACTCGCTAGAAATCGACCGATTTTATTTAGTGGTTCAAGGTTTTTTGGGCTCGGCGGGGCTACTGTACGCAGCAAAACATCCTGACAAGATTGAGCGCCTGGTAATTTTGAACACGCCGCTGACCACTGCTGCCAAAGTGCCTTTCAAAATTTCGCAGCTGGGCATTCCACTGGTGGGCGATATGCTGACGCAGGACCCAATTCTGGTTGATCGCACGCTAGAAGGCGCAGGACCATATGTGGTTGATGATAAAGACTTAGAAGTCTATCGTCAGCCGTTTTTGAAAAGCTCGGATGCGGGGCGATCACTCTTAGCGACTGTCAAACAGCTTCAGCTAAAGCGCATTTTACCTGAGATTGATCAAGGCTTTGCAGACTGGAGCATACCTACTCTGATTGCTTGGGGTACAGCCGATAAGTGGCTACCTGTTTCTTTGGCCAAAAACTTTGCCAAAACGCTTACCGATGTGGAGATCGCCGAGCTAGAAGAAACCGGACACTATGCCCAAGAAGATTGGTCGGAAAAAGTAAGTGAGGTAGTTGTGCCTTTCCTAAGGCGAAAAGCGATAGGACGCTGA
- the fraC gene encoding filament integrity protein FraC yields MEYEPIFPIKAIVFQILFLMVTIVIEAGILRQRLRLGFQTSVQYALVTNLATVVAGWIVFLAIEPLASISIRERMISYVLFDNLLIGGWTAQVGALLFVCAIVVFFVAIFIKAKGLELLLRADDTWEVLAPRNQKTNLRDARYARARGDASRAQSTISSFTDAVIYANAASFSTILLLLLLRTVAQEWTF; encoded by the coding sequence ATGGAGTATGAGCCAATATTTCCAATCAAAGCGATTGTGTTCCAGATCTTGTTTCTAATGGTGACAATCGTGATAGAAGCTGGCATCTTAAGGCAGCGGCTACGGCTAGGATTTCAAACGAGTGTGCAGTATGCGCTGGTGACTAATCTAGCAACGGTCGTCGCTGGCTGGATCGTCTTCTTGGCTATAGAGCCACTTGCTTCTATATCCATCAGAGAGCGGATGATCAGCTATGTACTTTTTGATAACTTGCTAATCGGCGGCTGGACAGCGCAGGTAGGGGCCTTGCTGTTCGTTTGCGCCATTGTAGTTTTCTTTGTGGCTATCTTTATCAAGGCAAAAGGACTAGAATTGCTGCTACGCGCTGATGACACATGGGAGGTTTTGGCACCTCGAAACCAGAAAACAAACCTTCGAGACGCTCGATACGCCAGAGCCCGTGGAGATGCTTCTAGAGCGCAGAGCACTATCTCTAGCTTCACGGACGCTGTGATTTACGCTAATGCTGCTAGCTTTAGCACGATTTTGCTGCTGCTATTGCTACGCACCGTAGCGCAGGAATGGACTTTTTGA
- the larE gene encoding ATP-dependent sacrificial sulfur transferase LarE: MSDKLAQLQAIFRAMDRALIAYSGGIDSTLVAKVAWDVLGDQALAVTANSPSLMPEDFEDAKTQAAQLGIAHRVVETHEMDNEQYTSNPVNRCYFCKSELHDTLRPLADELGYDYVVDGLNADDLLDYRPGIAAAKERGVRSPLAEVGITKLEVREISRQLGLPWWDKPSQPCLSSRFPYGELITTEKLHRVGRAERYMRDLGYRNLRVRSDGETARIELMPEEIADFTSRTNLPSLVEAFQSFGFTYVTLDLEGYRSGKLNRVLEATA, from the coding sequence ATGTCTGACAAACTGGCCCAGCTTCAAGCTATTTTTCGCGCAATGGATCGCGCACTGATTGCCTATTCAGGCGGAATTGATAGCACACTAGTAGCAAAGGTGGCCTGGGATGTGCTGGGCGATCAGGCGCTAGCAGTCACTGCTAATTCCCCTTCTTTGATGCCAGAAGACTTCGAAGATGCCAAGACGCAGGCAGCGCAGCTGGGCATTGCGCATCGCGTGGTAGAAACGCATGAGATGGACAATGAGCAATATACGTCTAATCCAGTCAACCGCTGCTACTTTTGTAAGAGCGAACTGCATGATACGCTGCGACCTCTCGCCGACGAGCTAGGCTATGACTATGTAGTAGATGGTCTTAACGCCGACGATCTATTAGACTATCGACCGGGAATTGCAGCAGCGAAGGAAAGAGGCGTGCGATCGCCCCTTGCAGAAGTGGGAATTACTAAACTAGAAGTGCGCGAAATATCTAGGCAGCTTGGCCTGCCTTGGTGGGACAAACCTTCTCAACCTTGTCTTAGCTCCCGGTTTCCCTATGGCGAGCTGATTACAACAGAAAAACTGCACCGGGTAGGAAGAGCTGAACGCTATATGCGAGATTTGGGGTATCGAAACTTGCGCGTGCGATCAGATGGAGAAACTGCACGGATTGAGCTGATGCCAGAAGAGATAGCCGATTTCACGAGTAGAACCAACCTACCATCATTGGTAGAAGCCTTTCAAAGCTTTGGTTTTACCTACGTGACGCTAGATCTAGAAGGATATAGAAGCGGTAAGCTTAATAGAGTCCTTGAAGCAACCGCATAG
- a CDS encoding N-acetyltransferase produces MKSPKRSFFKTAATIQKPLVKIATATDETPTVDVLVRAFRSDPVIRWVWPDLQSYLTYFPSFVEVFGGKAFAQKSAYFVEDYAGASLWLPPNTYPDEEALFNFLQCTVSKQRQTDLFTVFEQIDRYHPSEPHWYLPLIGIDPSQQSRGYGSALIRQALIQCDRTQTLAYLEASSQKSTAFYQRHGFELLGTIQVGTSPPLFPMQRQPQ; encoded by the coding sequence ATGAAGTCACCTAAGCGTTCTTTCTTCAAGACAGCTGCAACTATTCAAAAGCCACTCGTTAAGATCGCCACCGCGACCGACGAGACGCCGACTGTTGATGTCCTCGTCCGGGCGTTTCGCTCCGATCCAGTCATCCGTTGGGTATGGCCTGACTTACAGTCTTATCTCACCTACTTTCCGAGCTTCGTCGAGGTATTTGGAGGTAAGGCGTTTGCACAGAAAAGCGCCTACTTCGTTGAGGACTACGCCGGTGCATCTCTATGGCTTCCTCCGAACACGTACCCAGACGAAGAGGCGCTATTCAACTTTCTACAGTGCACCGTTTCTAAGCAGCGGCAAACAGATCTCTTTACGGTATTTGAACAGATAGACCGCTATCATCCAAGTGAGCCACATTGGTATCTACCACTCATCGGTATCGACCCTTCCCAACAGAGCAGAGGTTATGGCTCAGCCCTAATACGGCAGGCTCTTATTCAATGCGATCGCACTCAAACGCTGGCCTATCTTGAAGCATCGAGTCAGAAAAGTACCGCCTTCTATCAGCGACACGGGTTTGAATTATTAGGCACCATCCAAGTAGGGACATCACCGCCCCTGTTTCCCATGCAGCGTCAACCGCAATAA
- a CDS encoding heme-copper oxidase subunit III: protein MQGSINTAEGTLNLAQEENAAVSHHEEHPDHRLFGVLVFLCAESMLFLGLFIAYITFRLVATEWPPAGTPELEVLLPGINSLILISSSFVIHKADTAVKNNNVGGVKTWFAVTIVMGTIFLLGQGYEYANLEFSLKDNLFASTFYVLTGFHGLHVFLGLLLMGAVLWRARVPGHYSSENHFGIEAVELYWHFVDVIWIILFILLYLW from the coding sequence ATGCAAGGCTCCATCAACACTGCTGAAGGTACGCTTAATCTTGCTCAAGAAGAAAACGCCGCCGTCAGTCATCACGAAGAACATCCCGACCATCGCCTGTTCGGCGTGCTTGTCTTTCTGTGCGCTGAGAGCATGCTGTTCTTAGGTCTATTTATCGCATATATCACTTTTCGCCTGGTTGCGACAGAATGGCCGCCCGCTGGAACTCCAGAGCTAGAAGTTTTGCTACCTGGCATTAACTCTTTGATTCTTATTTCTAGCAGTTTTGTCATTCACAAAGCCGATACAGCAGTTAAGAATAACAATGTTGGCGGTGTCAAAACCTGGTTCGCCGTGACTATCGTTATGGGCACTATCTTCTTGCTTGGGCAAGGGTACGAGTATGCCAACCTAGAATTTAGCTTGAAGGACAATCTATTTGCGAGTACTTTCTACGTGCTCACGGGTTTCCACGGTCTGCATGTCTTCCTAGGCTTACTGCTGATGGGCGCTGTTCTTTGGCGTGCACGGGTTCCCGGTCACTACTCTAGTGAGAATCACTTCGGCATCGAAGCAGTTGAACTCTACTGGCATTTTGTAGATGTCATCTGGATTATTCTCTTTATTCTGTTGTACCTTTGGTAG